The Formosa sp. Hel1_33_131 genome window below encodes:
- a CDS encoding sigma-70 family RNA polymerase sigma factor: MRQLKITKQVTNRETASLDKYLQEIGKVDLITADEEVELAQRIKAGDQIALEKLTKANLRFVVSVAKQYQNQGLTLPDLINEGNLGLIKAAQRFDETRGFKFISYAVWWIRQSILQALAEQSRIVRLPLNKIGSINKINKTYAFLEQSHERPPSAEEIAKELDMTINDVKESMKNSGRHVSMDAPLVEGEDSNLYDVLRSGESPNPDRDLLHESLRTEIERALETLTPREADVIRLYFGLGNQHPMTLEEIGETFDLTRERVRQIKEKAIRRLKHTSRSKILKTYLG; this comes from the coding sequence ATGAGACAGCTAAAAATTACCAAGCAGGTTACCAATAGAGAAACTGCGTCCCTAGATAAATACCTTCAAGAAATTGGAAAAGTTGATTTAATTACAGCCGATGAAGAAGTAGAATTGGCACAGCGTATTAAAGCGGGGGATCAAATTGCTTTGGAGAAATTAACCAAAGCCAACTTACGTTTCGTTGTATCGGTTGCCAAGCAATATCAAAATCAAGGTTTGACGCTTCCCGATTTAATTAATGAAGGAAATTTAGGATTGATCAAAGCCGCTCAACGTTTTGATGAAACGAGAGGATTTAAGTTTATCTCTTATGCGGTTTGGTGGATTCGTCAATCGATCTTACAAGCTTTAGCAGAACAGTCTCGTATTGTTCGTTTGCCTTTGAATAAAATTGGTTCGATCAATAAAATAAATAAAACCTATGCGTTTCTTGAGCAATCTCATGAACGTCCACCGAGTGCTGAAGAAATTGCGAAGGAATTAGACATGACGATTAACGATGTTAAGGAGTCTATGAAAAATTCTGGGCGTCACGTATCCATGGATGCACCTTTAGTCGAAGGAGAGGATTCTAACTTATACGATGTATTGCGTAGTGGGGAGTCTCCAAATCCAGACAGAGACTTATTACATGAATCTTTACGTACGGAAATTGAACGTGCCTTAGAAACGCTTACTCCAAGAGAAGCGGATGTCATTCGATTGTATTTTGGACTCGGAAATCAACACCCTATGACTTTAGAAGAAATAGGCGAAACATTTGACCTGACTCGTGAACGTGTTCGTCAAATAAAAGAAAAAGCCATTCGTCGTTTGAAGCATACCTCGAGAAGTAAAATTTTAAAAACCTATTTAGGTTAA
- the rpe gene encoding ribulose-phosphate 3-epimerase — MSTTKIAPSILAADFANLQRDIEMVNSSEADWFHIDIMDGVFVPNISFGMPVLKAITQHAKKTVDVHLMIVDPDRYIKTFADLGSDVLSVHYEACTHLHRTLQAIKAEGMKAGVALNPHTNINVLEDTINDIDLVCIMSVNPGFGGQSFIENTYEKVKQLKALIKAKGASTLIEIDGGVTSANAKALKDAGADVLVAGSFVFKSSEPANTIKALKVLTAS; from the coding sequence ATGAGCACAACCAAAATTGCACCTTCTATTTTAGCAGCCGACTTCGCCAACCTTCAAAGAGATATTGAAATGGTTAATTCTAGTGAAGCCGATTGGTTTCATATTGATATTATGGACGGGGTATTTGTGCCCAACATTTCTTTTGGAATGCCCGTTTTAAAAGCGATTACACAACATGCTAAAAAAACCGTTGATGTGCATTTGATGATTGTGGATCCCGATCGTTATATCAAAACCTTTGCCGACTTAGGAAGTGATGTCCTCAGCGTGCATTACGAAGCCTGTACGCATCTTCACAGAACCCTTCAGGCAATCAAAGCAGAAGGCATGAAAGCTGGTGTGGCATTAAATCCACATACGAACATCAATGTTTTGGAAGACACGATTAATGATATTGACTTGGTATGCATCATGAGTGTCAACCCTGGTTTTGGTGGTCAAAGTTTTATAGAGAATACATACGAAAAAGTAAAACAACTCAAAGCGCTTATTAAGGCAAAAGGGGCATCTACCCTCATAGAAATTGATGGAGGCGTGACATCAGCGAATGCCAAAGCACTTAAAGACGCTGGCGCCGATGTATTAGTTGCTGGAAGTTTTGTATTTAAAAGCTCAGAACCTGCAAACACCATTAAAGCGTTAAAAGTATTGACAGCCTCATAG